Proteins encoded within one genomic window of Mycolicibacterium monacense:
- a CDS encoding nuclear transport factor 2 family protein: MSHDEALMAIRPSIETLVAEFAWLIDHESGRGVAELFTHDGEYEMGPVSLSGRSEIEEFYRRRHAAGPRTSRHLFTNLRLRDVDGDSVRGTCVLSLHAANGVPPHPLSPVIVADYDDEYVRGEDGSWLFRRRTVTVLFGEPPKLPTGRH, from the coding sequence ATGTCGCACGATGAAGCGCTCATGGCGATCCGGCCTTCGATCGAGACCCTTGTCGCCGAGTTCGCCTGGCTGATCGACCACGAGTCCGGCCGCGGCGTCGCCGAGTTGTTCACCCATGACGGCGAATACGAGATGGGGCCGGTCTCGTTGAGCGGCCGATCGGAGATCGAGGAGTTCTACCGACGCCGGCACGCGGCAGGGCCCCGCACCTCACGACACCTCTTCACCAACCTGCGACTGCGTGATGTCGACGGTGACAGTGTTCGCGGTACCTGCGTTCTGAGTCTGCATGCCGCCAACGGCGTGCCGCCGCATCCACTGTCGCCGGTGATCGTCGCCGACTACGACGACGAATACGTGCGTGGCGAAGACGGTTCGTGGTTGTTCCGACGCCGAACCGTCACCGTTCTTTTCGGTGAACCGCCGAAGCTCCCCACAGGAAGGCACTGA
- a CDS encoding YaeQ family protein — translation MALSATVFKVELGVSDVDHGYYADHALTVARHPSETDERMVVRLLAFGLRAHRLGDVDGELAFGAGLSTPGVPDLRLADYAGRTLEWINVGQPDGRALGKAASQADQVVLFPFAAGVATWWRTVGPKVAGLPNLSVVQIPHEPVQQLAQTVDRRVAAQVMVMEGQVTMTLGGVDVTFTPEPLK, via the coding sequence GTGGCTCTTTCTGCAACAGTGTTCAAAGTCGAACTCGGCGTCTCCGATGTCGATCATGGTTACTACGCTGATCACGCGCTGACCGTGGCACGTCATCCCAGTGAGACCGACGAGCGGATGGTGGTGCGGTTGTTGGCATTTGGGCTGCGCGCACACCGGCTCGGCGACGTCGACGGAGAATTGGCGTTCGGGGCAGGCCTGTCCACCCCTGGCGTACCGGACTTGCGGCTCGCGGACTACGCGGGTCGGACCCTGGAGTGGATCAACGTTGGCCAGCCCGATGGGCGCGCCTTGGGCAAGGCGGCCAGCCAGGCCGACCAGGTGGTGCTGTTCCCGTTCGCCGCCGGAGTGGCCACCTGGTGGCGCACCGTCGGCCCCAAGGTGGCGGGACTGCCGAACCTGTCTGTGGTGCAGATACCGCATGAGCCGGTGCAGCAACTGGCTCAGACTGTCGATCGACGGGTCGCGGCGCAAGTGATGGTGATGGAAGGTCAGGTGACGATGACTCTGGGCGGTGTCGACGTCACCTTCACGCCCGAGCCATTGAAGTGA
- a CDS encoding DUF3297 family protein, protein MSEDQNTDVPPNHLSIDPRSAFYSEEVLRRDVGIRFNGTERTNVHEYNVAEGWVRVEVPTAKDRHGNPMVVKLSGTVEPYFRGPE, encoded by the coding sequence ATGTCCGAGGACCAGAACACAGACGTTCCACCGAATCACCTCTCCATCGATCCGCGCAGCGCTTTCTATAGCGAAGAGGTGCTTCGCCGCGATGTGGGTATTCGCTTCAATGGCACCGAAAGAACCAATGTTCATGAATACAACGTGGCCGAGGGTTGGGTGCGTGTTGAAGTCCCTACCGCGAAGGATCGCCACGGAAATCCTATGGTCGTCAAGCTCAGCGGCACAGTTGAGCCCTATTTCCGGGGACCGGAATAG
- a CDS encoding tyrosine-type recombinase/integrase gives MDNVDYPSFICEADRVSHETDPGYSVIEGVVEAGAVAPAVDEIPEWFRQFLDHRQASKPSAHTMKAYRRDFVAIANLLTGGEPARLSPADITRDSMRAAFAAFAADHEAASIRRCWSTWNVLCTFLYTNELLAANPMQLVGRPKLKKPLPKALPRTAVEALLSAVTQESNTRRTDWKERDLALILTTLLAGLRAEELRLVDVGDIRTLDDGSAVINVKGKGGKERNVPIEAALLEMIGTYMDSRAGRFPQSKKRTSSPTSRPLSGWPHSAPLFVGRDGERMTRGTLQSRIKRAFKRAGPDARPVPGALVHGLRHTYATELATSNVSVYTLMKLLGHESMTTSQRYVTAAGIETRSAAAQNQLYSLLTEQREDDGTS, from the coding sequence ATGGATAACGTTGATTATCCATCTTTCATCTGCGAGGCTGACCGTGTGTCGCATGAGACCGATCCCGGCTACTCCGTCATCGAAGGCGTTGTTGAAGCTGGTGCCGTCGCGCCGGCCGTCGATGAGATCCCCGAGTGGTTCCGGCAGTTCTTGGATCACCGGCAGGCAAGTAAACCCTCGGCGCACACCATGAAGGCCTATCGCCGCGACTTCGTCGCCATTGCCAATCTGCTTACCGGTGGTGAGCCGGCCCGTCTCAGTCCAGCTGACATAACTCGCGATTCGATGCGGGCTGCGTTCGCGGCGTTTGCAGCCGACCACGAGGCGGCATCGATCCGACGCTGCTGGTCAACCTGGAATGTGTTGTGCACCTTCCTCTATACCAACGAACTTTTGGCGGCCAACCCCATGCAGCTCGTTGGACGACCGAAGCTGAAGAAGCCGCTGCCGAAAGCGCTCCCCCGAACCGCTGTGGAAGCATTGCTCTCTGCTGTCACGCAGGAGTCCAATACTCGCCGAACAGATTGGAAAGAAAGAGATCTCGCGCTCATCCTCACTACACTCCTCGCGGGACTGCGGGCCGAAGAACTGCGCCTGGTCGATGTTGGCGACATACGAACGCTCGACGACGGCTCCGCAGTGATCAACGTGAAAGGCAAAGGCGGCAAGGAACGCAACGTCCCCATCGAGGCAGCCCTGCTGGAGATGATCGGAACCTATATGGATAGTCGTGCCGGACGGTTTCCTCAGAGCAAGAAGCGCACATCGTCGCCGACGAGTAGACCATTGTCGGGCTGGCCGCATTCCGCCCCGCTGTTCGTCGGTCGGGACGGTGAACGGATGACGCGGGGCACCCTACAGTCACGTATCAAGCGCGCGTTCAAACGCGCAGGACCGGACGCGCGCCCCGTACCCGGCGCCTTGGTGCACGGACTTCGCCATACCTATGCAACTGAGCTCGCGACCTCGAATGTCAGCGTCTACACACTGATGAAACTCCTCGGACATGAGTCGATGACGACATCGCAGCGTTACGTTACGGCGGCGGGGATTGAAACACGAAGTGCAGCAGCGCAAAATCAGCTTTACTCCCTATTGACCGAACAACGGGAGGACGATGGGACCAGCTGA